In Neisseriaceae bacterium CLB008, one genomic interval encodes:
- a CDS encoding DsbA family protein, whose translation MQVQIWSDFACPYCYIGQHNLAQGLAKLNDVQRASIQVIHRSFELAPDALVNNPQSKYEQLSQKYNVSIERAHAMARQATSMAESVGLHMDYDRVIMTNTFAAHQLAHLAAAEGLGEAMQRALFEAHFVNGQHIGDTAVLQTLAEAVGIDGAKVAEVLATEAYATAVRDDEALAQRLQISSVPFVVLDNRYAISGAQSADYFAEALVQVMQEDQGKAKPGTDSGGSCAV comes from the coding sequence ATGCAAGTACAAATATGGTCTGATTTTGCCTGTCCTTATTGCTATATTGGCCAGCACAATCTGGCGCAGGGATTGGCCAAGTTAAACGACGTTCAGCGGGCGAGCATTCAGGTGATTCACCGCAGCTTTGAGCTGGCGCCAGATGCCTTGGTTAATAATCCGCAAAGCAAATACGAGCAGCTGTCACAAAAATACAATGTGTCGATCGAGCGTGCCCATGCGATGGCGCGCCAGGCCACCAGTATGGCCGAATCAGTTGGGCTACATATGGATTATGATCGGGTGATCATGACCAATACTTTTGCCGCCCATCAGCTGGCACATTTGGCTGCGGCTGAGGGGCTGGGTGAGGCCATGCAGCGGGCGCTGTTTGAGGCCCATTTCGTGAATGGTCAGCACATCGGCGATACGGCGGTGTTGCAAACCTTGGCCGAGGCCGTGGGCATAGATGGTGCCAAAGTAGCCGAGGTTTTGGCCACAGAGGCTTACGCCACCGCCGTGCGTGATGATGAGGCGTTGGCGCAGCGCTTACAGATCAGCAGCGTGCCGTTTGTGGTGTTGGATAATCGCTACGCCATCAGCGGCGCGCAGTCGGCCGATTATTTTGCCGAGGCTTTGGTTCAGGTGATGCAAGAGGATCAAGGTAAGGCTAAGCCCGGAACGGATAGCGGCGGCAGCTGTGCGGTGTAG
- the fdxA gene encoding ferredoxin FdxA, which translates to MAFVVTDNCIQCKYTDCVDVCPVDCFYEGPNFLVINPDECIDCAMCEPECPAKAIFDEQDLPETLHHFLALNAELAETWPNIDQSKAPLPDAAEWDGVPNKLPKLIR; encoded by the coding sequence ATGGCTTTCGTGGTCACCGACAACTGCATCCAGTGTAAATACACCGACTGCGTAGACGTCTGCCCCGTCGACTGTTTTTACGAAGGGCCTAACTTCTTGGTCATCAACCCAGATGAGTGCATCGACTGCGCCATGTGTGAACCAGAATGCCCAGCCAAGGCGATTTTTGACGAGCAAGATTTGCCTGAAACCTTACACCATTTTCTGGCCTTGAACGCCGAGCTGGCCGAAACCTGGCCCAATATCGACCAAAGTAAAGCGCCTTTGCCCGATGCGGCCGAATGGGATGGCGTACCCAATAAGCTGCCCAAACTGATTCGTTAA
- a CDS encoding aminopeptidase P N-terminal domain-containing protein: MMSHDVYFKRRQRVLQAMAEGIAIVHAAPEQRRSNDTFYPYRQDSYFYYLTGFNEPGASLILNALDQTALLFCRDKHPEQEIWEGFRYGPEAAADAFGFEYAYSSDDFDSVAHACISNSPTLYALWGLYPEQDRVLMNLWQSVKEQAWHNVRAPKALMDLGVILDNMRLIKDTHELTQLKQAAKISALGHLAAMRAAKPGLYEYQLEAELLHTFVQHGARSPAYESIVASGKNACVLHYVNNNAQLQDGELVMIDAGAEFGSYAGDISRTFPVNGRFNDAQRDVYEIVLAAQLAAIKSIKAKVSWQTVSDAALNILVQGLIDLKLLQGSVASNIEQQTYRRFYMHGLGHWVGLDVHDVGGRHRGGKPILLKEGMCTTVEPGLYIPGDADIPEAFRNMGIRIEDNVLVTDSGCVVYTADVPKNISDIEDVMHG, encoded by the coding sequence ATGATGAGTCATGATGTTTACTTCAAACGCCGCCAACGGGTATTACAAGCTATGGCAGAAGGCATTGCCATTGTTCACGCTGCGCCAGAACAGCGCCGCAGCAACGACACTTTTTACCCCTACCGACAGGACAGCTATTTTTATTACTTAACCGGGTTTAACGAACCGGGCGCCAGCTTGATTCTGAATGCCCTAGACCAAACTGCCCTCTTATTTTGCCGCGACAAGCATCCCGAGCAAGAAATCTGGGAAGGCTTTCGCTACGGCCCTGAAGCCGCAGCAGACGCCTTTGGCTTTGAATATGCTTACAGCAGCGATGACTTTGACAGCGTGGCCCATGCCTGCATCAGCAATAGCCCAACGCTGTACGCACTTTGGGGCCTCTACCCGGAGCAAGACCGAGTCTTAATGAATCTTTGGCAAAGCGTCAAAGAACAGGCTTGGCACAACGTACGAGCGCCCAAAGCACTGATGGACCTCGGTGTCATCCTCGACAATATGCGCCTCATCAAAGATACACATGAGCTCACCCAACTCAAACAGGCCGCCAAGATCAGCGCACTGGGCCATTTAGCCGCCATGCGCGCCGCCAAGCCGGGGCTATACGAATATCAGCTAGAAGCTGAGCTTCTACACACCTTCGTCCAGCACGGTGCCCGCTCACCGGCTTACGAAAGCATCGTGGCCTCAGGTAAAAACGCCTGCGTGCTGCATTACGTCAACAATAACGCCCAGCTTCAGGATGGCGAACTGGTGATGATCGACGCCGGCGCCGAGTTTGGCAGCTACGCCGGTGACATCAGCCGCACCTTCCCTGTCAACGGTCGTTTTAATGACGCTCAGCGCGACGTGTATGAAATTGTTTTAGCCGCCCAGCTGGCCGCCATCAAAAGCATTAAGGCCAAAGTCAGCTGGCAAACGGTGAGCGATGCCGCCCTGAATATTCTGGTGCAAGGCCTGATCGACTTAAAGCTATTGCAAGGCTCGGTAGCAAGCAATATCGAACAGCAAACCTATCGCCGCTTCTATATGCATGGCCTCGGCCACTGGGTGGGCCTAGACGTTCATGACGTCGGCGGGCGCCACCGCGGCGGCAAACCCATCTTGCTTAAAGAAGGCATGTGTACCACGGTTGAGCCCGGCCTATACATTCCGGGCGACGCTGACATTCCTGAAGCCTTCCGTAATATGGGCATTCGCATCGAAGACAACGTTTTGGTCACCGATTCAGGCTGTGTGGTATACACCGCCGACGTGCCCAAGAACATCAGCGACATCGAAGACGTCATGCATGGCTAG
- a CDS encoding VanZ family protein, translating into MPKNKMMVVALLWFVGSLYFLFRPADPDEVAPFMHFDKFAHFSLFFGQFWLLCKAYTLELKVIPLKPLLLGAAVWAVSSEMLQMLLTTTRNADAWDALADVMGAALALVIGLYVNQLKREIGRAYDES; encoded by the coding sequence ATGCCTAAAAATAAAATGATGGTGGTGGCGCTGTTGTGGTTTGTCGGCAGCCTGTATTTTTTATTCCGTCCAGCCGACCCCGATGAAGTCGCCCCATTTATGCACTTTGACAAATTTGCCCATTTCTCCCTCTTTTTTGGGCAGTTTTGGCTATTGTGCAAAGCCTACACCCTAGAGCTTAAGGTTATTCCCCTTAAGCCGCTGCTGCTCGGCGCAGCGGTCTGGGCCGTCAGCAGCGAAATGCTACAAATGCTGTTGACCACCACCCGCAATGCCGACGCTTGGGATGCGCTGGCCGACGTCATGGGTGCCGCTTTGGCACTGGTGATTGGCCTGTATGTCAACCAACTGAAAAGAGAAATCGGGAGGGCTTATGATGAGTCATGA
- a CDS encoding dioxygenase, which translates to MSDNHFLDVMYNENAAAVQFAIDFLLYEAAIDEAPSPEEVAQWRDILMKRGGKFERYAHLCQKWLEEEAGQ; encoded by the coding sequence ATGTCAGATAATCACTTTTTAGACGTAATGTACAACGAAAACGCCGCTGCGGTGCAGTTTGCCATCGACTTTTTGCTGTACGAAGCCGCCATCGACGAGGCCCCTAGCCCTGAAGAAGTGGCCCAGTGGCGCGACATTTTAATGAAACGCGGCGGCAAATTCGAACGTTACGCCCACCTATGCCAAAAATGGTTAGAAGAAGAAGCCGGTCAGTAA
- a CDS encoding YebC/PmpR family DNA-binding transcriptional regulator: MAGHSKWANIRHKKERQDAKRGKIFTRVIKEITVAAKMGGGDPGSNPRLRLAMDKALDANMPKDNIQRAIDRGTGSLEGVEYVELRYEGYGIGGAAVMVDCLTDNKTRTVADVRHAFTKNGGNLGTDGSVAFQFAHQGYLLFGPETDEEALMDAALEAGAEDVIINDDGSIEVITQPNDHSQVKQTLEAAGFKAEDGEVTMRPQNEIELSGDDAQKMQKLIDALEDLDDVQEVYTSAVLDLD; the protein is encoded by the coding sequence ATGGCAGGTCACAGTAAGTGGGCGAATATCCGCCACAAAAAAGAACGTCAAGACGCCAAACGTGGCAAAATTTTCACTCGCGTGATCAAAGAGATCACCGTAGCGGCCAAAATGGGCGGCGGTGACCCTGGATCCAACCCACGCCTACGCCTTGCCATGGATAAAGCCCTTGATGCCAACATGCCTAAAGACAACATCCAGCGCGCCATCGACCGCGGCACGGGCAGCCTAGAAGGCGTTGAATACGTAGAGTTGCGCTATGAAGGCTACGGCATTGGCGGCGCAGCCGTCATGGTTGACTGCTTAACCGACAACAAAACCCGTACCGTTGCCGACGTACGTCATGCGTTTACCAAAAATGGCGGCAACCTGGGCACCGATGGCTCAGTAGCGTTTCAGTTTGCGCACCAAGGCTATTTATTATTTGGCCCAGAAACCGATGAAGAAGCACTGATGGATGCGGCGCTCGAAGCCGGCGCCGAAGACGTGATCATCAACGACGACGGCTCGATCGAAGTCATCACCCAGCCAAACGATCACAGCCAAGTAAAACAAACCCTAGAGGCAGCAGGCTTTAAGGCCGAAGACGGCGAAGTCACCATGCGCCCACAGAACGAGATTGAACTGTCTGGGGACGACGCCCAGAAAATGCAAAAGCTGATTGATGCTTTAGAAGACCTAGACGACGTCCAAGAAGTGTATACTTCTGCCGTCCTCGATCTGGACTAA
- a CDS encoding DUF2322 family protein, protein MTTFKQHLATLPSIDHLSGLDVVNLLGLTVHHIPNAPNTQGSLKIYHALSLGGKELDEDAVAMGLILFGEHVEAAQKHPGSHPNIDFLLAQKNHNLEYRLKPITAATPEK, encoded by the coding sequence ATGACCACATTTAAACAACACTTAGCCACCCTACCCAGCATCGACCATCTGTCGGGCTTAGACGTGGTCAACCTCTTGGGCCTCACCGTCCATCACATTCCGAACGCCCCGAATACTCAAGGCTCGCTAAAGATCTATCACGCCCTGTCGCTCGGCGGTAAAGAGCTAGATGAAGACGCCGTGGCCATGGGCCTCATCTTATTTGGTGAACACGTAGAAGCCGCGCAAAAACACCCTGGCAGCCATCCCAACATCGATTTTTTATTGGCGCAAAAAAACCATAATTTAGAATACCGATTAAAGCCAATTACGGCGGCCACGCCAGAAAAATAA
- the upp gene encoding uracil phosphoribosyltransferase, with amino-acid sequence MKITVVNHPLIQHKLTLMREQDCSTYKFRTLTKELARLMAYEASRDFPTETFEMEGWCGPIEGIRIKGKTVSLVPILRAGLGMLDGVLDMIPTAKVSVMGLSRNEETLQPEPYFDKFVDNLSERTALILDPMLATGGSIVATIDILKRKGCKDIKALVLVAAPEGVKVVNEAHPDVTIYTAALDSHLDEDSYIIPGLGDAGDKIFGTKQHH; translated from the coding sequence ATGAAAATTACCGTTGTTAATCACCCTCTTATCCAACACAAACTGACCTTGATGCGTGAGCAAGACTGCAGCACCTACAAGTTCAGAACCCTAACCAAAGAGCTGGCGCGCCTAATGGCCTACGAAGCCTCTCGCGACTTCCCGACCGAAACGTTCGAAATGGAAGGCTGGTGCGGCCCAATCGAAGGCATCCGCATCAAGGGTAAAACCGTGTCGTTGGTGCCGATTCTACGCGCCGGCTTGGGCATGTTGGACGGTGTTTTAGACATGATTCCTACCGCCAAAGTCAGCGTCATGGGCCTGTCTCGCAATGAAGAAACCTTGCAGCCAGAACCGTACTTCGATAAGTTTGTAGACAATCTATCGGAACGCACCGCATTAATCCTGGATCCCATGCTGGCCACCGGCGGCTCTATTGTGGCCACCATTGACATCTTGAAGCGTAAAGGCTGCAAAGACATCAAAGCCTTGGTTTTAGTAGCCGCACCTGAAGGCGTTAAAGTGGTCAACGAAGCGCATCCAGACGTGACCATTTATACCGCCGCGCTAGACAGCCACCTAGATGAAGACAGCTACATCATCCCAGGCCTAGGCGATGCAGGCGACAAGATTTTTGGCACCAAACAACACCACTAA
- the grxD gene encoding Grx4 family monothiol glutaredoxin translates to MSAQASIQQIVTDHKVVLFMKGTKQFPQCGFSSRAVQILQAAGCNDFATVNVLENNEIREGIKVFSNWPTIPQLYVNGEFLGGSDIMLEMFEAGELQAALA, encoded by the coding sequence ATGAGCGCACAAGCTTCTATCCAACAAATCGTCACCGATCATAAAGTAGTGTTATTCATGAAAGGCACCAAACAGTTTCCACAATGTGGCTTCTCTTCTCGTGCCGTCCAAATCCTACAGGCTGCTGGCTGCAATGACTTCGCCACCGTGAATGTATTGGAAAATAACGAAATCCGTGAAGGCATCAAAGTCTTCTCAAACTGGCCAACCATTCCACAACTGTATGTAAACGGTGAATTCCTTGGCGGCTCTGACATCATGTTGGAAATGTTTGAAGCGGGCGAACTACAAGCTGCCCTAGCTTAA
- a CDS encoding RsmB/NOP family class I SAM-dependent RNA methyltransferase, which produces MTPSQLRHTQNVIEELISFKRPADAVLSLYFKNHNKLGRQDRHEIAETAFAALRHYEKIADFLGDDAKNPHWVALAALIIGRGLSINVLGDCITDEEKPRLSALKAHKAAFAAQLNTAAELPTWLVERLSEHLSDDDIKNIGKSLSAPAPLDLRVNTLKGKRDKVLKQLQDEGLDAVATPYSPWGIRLQQKIVLTRHPLFREGVLEVQDEGSQLLALLTGCKRGDMAVDFCAGAGGKTLAMGAMMANTGRVYAFDIAEKRLANMKPRLARSGLSNVHPELLAHENDSKIRRLMNKVDTVLVDAPCSGLGTLRRNPDLKYRQSPASVAQLLEQQASILESAARLLKLNGRLVYATCSILPEENQQQVARFLANHPNFELLDCAELLKGLKIPLNTGTSLSLNPYAHQTDGFFAAVLQKKSH; this is translated from the coding sequence ATGACACCCAGTCAGTTACGCCACACCCAAAATGTCATTGAAGAACTCATCAGCTTTAAACGTCCTGCTGATGCAGTTCTCTCGTTGTACTTTAAAAACCACAATAAGCTTGGTCGCCAAGACCGCCATGAAATTGCCGAAACCGCTTTTGCGGCATTACGCCACTATGAAAAAATCGCCGACTTTTTAGGCGACGACGCCAAAAATCCGCATTGGGTTGCCTTGGCGGCTTTAATCATTGGTCGCGGCCTGAGCATCAATGTTTTAGGTGACTGCATCACCGATGAAGAAAAGCCACGCCTATCCGCGCTAAAGGCACATAAAGCAGCCTTCGCCGCCCAACTCAACACCGCCGCCGAGCTACCGACTTGGCTGGTTGAGCGCCTGTCTGAACACCTAAGTGACGACGACATCAAAAACATCGGCAAGTCGCTCAGCGCACCTGCGCCGCTTGACCTACGCGTCAACACCCTCAAAGGCAAACGCGACAAGGTTTTGAAACAGCTGCAAGATGAAGGCCTAGATGCCGTTGCCACGCCTTACTCACCATGGGGCATTCGCCTCCAGCAAAAAATTGTCCTCACTCGCCACCCCTTATTTCGCGAGGGCGTTTTAGAAGTTCAGGACGAAGGCAGCCAACTATTGGCTTTGCTGACGGGCTGTAAACGCGGTGACATGGCCGTCGACTTTTGTGCCGGCGCCGGTGGTAAAACGCTGGCCATGGGCGCCATGATGGCCAACACTGGCCGCGTCTACGCTTTTGACATTGCCGAGAAACGCTTGGCCAATATGAAGCCACGCTTAGCGCGTTCGGGCTTGTCTAACGTGCACCCAGAATTATTGGCCCACGAAAACGACAGCAAGATTCGCCGCCTGATGAATAAAGTCGACACCGTTTTGGTCGACGCCCCTTGCTCAGGCCTTGGCACCTTGCGCCGCAACCCCGATTTAAAATACCGCCAAAGCCCAGCCAGCGTGGCCCAGCTCTTAGAGCAACAAGCGTCTATTCTAGAAAGCGCCGCACGCCTCTTGAAACTAAACGGCCGCCTGGTGTACGCCACCTGTAGTATTTTGCCGGAAGAAAACCAACAGCAAGTAGCACGATTCCTAGCCAATCACCCCAATTTTGAATTATTAGATTGCGCTGAGCTACTGAAGGGGCTTAAAATTCCACTAAATACTGGAACTTCGTTAAGCTTAAACCCATATGCCCACCAAACTGACGGCTTTTTTGCCGCAGTCTTACAAAAAAAATCGCATTAA
- the purN gene encoding phosphoribosylglycinamide formyltransferase encodes MNKKIVILISGRGSNMQAIVEANIPNAEICAIVSNDAQAEGIAWAKARGIATHGLDHKEFPSREAFDQALIKVIDFYRPDLVVLAGFMRILTTPFCLRYEGRMINIHPSLLPSFPGLHTHQKALDLGCKVAGATVHFVTPQLDHGPIIAQGVVPVLNGDSADDLAQRILAVEHQIFPKAVAAFVAGTIRLDERKQCVLNDDAGADATAQLISF; translated from the coding sequence ATGAATAAGAAAATCGTCATCCTCATCTCTGGTCGTGGCAGCAATATGCAAGCCATTGTTGAGGCCAACATCCCCAACGCCGAAATTTGCGCCATTGTCAGCAACGACGCGCAAGCCGAAGGCATCGCCTGGGCAAAGGCCCGCGGCATCGCCACGCATGGCCTTGACCATAAAGAATTCCCTTCGCGAGAAGCTTTCGACCAAGCCTTAATTAAAGTCATCGACTTCTATCGCCCAGACCTTGTCGTTCTAGCCGGCTTCATGCGCATTTTAACCACGCCATTTTGCCTGCGCTACGAAGGCCGCATGATCAACATTCATCCGTCGCTATTGCCGTCGTTCCCAGGCCTACACACCCACCAAAAGGCCCTCGACCTTGGCTGTAAAGTGGCCGGTGCCACCGTGCACTTTGTCACTCCCCAGCTAGACCACGGCCCGATTATTGCTCAGGGCGTGGTGCCGGTATTGAATGGCGACAGCGCCGACGACTTAGCTCAACGCATCTTGGCCGTTGAACACCAGATTTTCCCTAAAGCCGTGGCCGCTTTTGTCGCAGGCACCATTCGCCTGGATGAACGCAAGCAGTGCGTCCTCAACGACGACGCAGGCGCCGACGCCACGGCGCAACTGATTAGCTTCTAA
- the purM gene encoding phosphoribosylformylglycinamidine cyclo-ligase, which translates to MSESLSYRDAGVDIDAGDQLVENIKPFAKKTMRPEVLGDLGGFGALVEISKKYQEPVLVSGTDGVGTKLKLAFDWDKHDTVGIDLVAMSVNDILVQGAEPLFFLDYFACGKLDVARATDVIKGIAQGCEESGCALIGGETAEMPGMYPEGEYDLAGFAVGVVEKSKVINGRSIGAGDVVLGLASNGAHSNGYSLVRKIIDRAAPDLDAPFDGDKTLRQTVIAPTRLYVKPILAALKEVTIKGMAHITGGGITENVPRVLPANTVAQLDAASWTFPKLFQWLQQEGQVATDEMHRTFNCGVGMVVIVAATDAARATEILSAAGETVYQLGHIRERQGDEHQTQIA; encoded by the coding sequence ATGTCTGAATCGTTAAGCTATCGCGACGCTGGGGTTGATATCGACGCCGGAGATCAACTGGTTGAAAACATCAAACCTTTCGCCAAAAAAACCATGCGTCCAGAAGTACTCGGCGACCTAGGCGGCTTTGGTGCCTTGGTAGAAATCAGTAAGAAATACCAAGAGCCCGTATTGGTTTCAGGAACCGATGGCGTGGGCACTAAATTAAAACTGGCCTTCGACTGGGACAAGCACGACACCGTCGGCATTGACCTTGTGGCCATGAGCGTAAACGACATCTTGGTTCAAGGTGCCGAACCTTTATTTTTCTTAGATTACTTTGCCTGCGGTAAATTAGACGTGGCACGCGCCACCGACGTCATCAAAGGCATTGCCCAAGGCTGTGAAGAATCAGGCTGCGCCTTAATCGGCGGCGAAACGGCTGAAATGCCAGGCATGTACCCTGAAGGCGAATACGACCTAGCAGGCTTTGCCGTCGGCGTGGTGGAAAAATCAAAAGTCATCAACGGTCGCAGCATCGGCGCTGGTGACGTGGTGCTGGGCCTAGCCTCTAACGGCGCCCACTCTAACGGCTACTCTTTAGTGCGTAAAATCATCGACCGCGCCGCGCCTGATCTAGACGCGCCCTTCGATGGCGACAAAACGCTGCGCCAAACCGTGATCGCCCCTACTCGCCTCTACGTCAAGCCCATTTTGGCAGCACTTAAAGAAGTCACCATCAAAGGCATGGCCCACATCACCGGCGGCGGCATCACCGAGAACGTACCGCGCGTCTTGCCGGCCAACACCGTTGCTCAGCTAGATGCAGCATCTTGGACCTTCCCTAAGCTATTCCAATGGCTACAGCAAGAAGGCCAAGTGGCCACTGACGAAATGCACCGCACCTTTAACTGTGGCGTCGGCATGGTCGTGATCGTAGCGGCAACAGATGCTGCGCGCGCTACTGAAATCTTAAGCGCTGCGGGCGAAACCGTTTACCAACTGGGCCACATCCGTGAGCGTCAGGGCGATGAGCACCAAACCCAAATCGCCTAA
- a CDS encoding AI-2E family transporter, with the protein MYRRRNQALMPWVVFGLVLFVFILLITKIKGILTPFVVGAIFAYILSPFVTKLTKRRIKRTPAVLLVLLMAVIVVALFVAIVVPMLVHQFDALFQRLPGMVHFMQDRVLPKINSQFGTQLELDSKAMLSLLEDNSAQIRNFLNNYASQIIAGGSNVVGLMTNLFLMPFVLYYLLLDWPNLLARLGKLIPRRFIGDVKRITHNLHVVLREFISGQLLVMLIMGLIYGIGLWLTGLESGFAIGMVAGMLVFVPYVGAFLGLLLATMAAVLQFDAFTSILLVWAVFAIGQTIESFLVTPYLVGDRIGLSPLAVIFALMAFGELMGFVGMLLALPMAAITVVLAREGLERYEKSRFYQRKQQPLSSALPREDDKTI; encoded by the coding sequence ATGTATCGCAGAAGAAATCAAGCTTTAATGCCATGGGTTGTGTTTGGTCTGGTTCTTTTTGTATTTATCTTGTTGATAACTAAGATAAAAGGTATTTTGACGCCGTTTGTGGTGGGCGCCATCTTTGCCTATATTTTAAGCCCTTTTGTGACCAAGTTGACCAAACGACGCATCAAACGAACGCCGGCGGTGCTGCTGGTGCTCTTGATGGCGGTGATTGTGGTGGCTTTATTTGTGGCCATTGTGGTGCCGATGTTGGTGCACCAGTTTGATGCTTTATTTCAACGTTTACCAGGCATGGTGCATTTTATGCAAGACCGTGTGCTGCCTAAAATCAACAGCCAGTTCGGCACCCAGCTGGAGTTGGACAGTAAGGCCATGCTGAGCCTGCTGGAAGACAACAGCGCCCAGATTCGTAATTTTTTAAACAATTATGCGTCGCAAATCATTGCCGGCGGCAGCAACGTCGTGGGCTTGATGACCAATTTGTTTTTGATGCCGTTTGTGCTGTATTACCTATTGTTAGACTGGCCTAATTTGCTGGCGCGTTTGGGCAAGCTGATTCCGCGGCGTTTCATTGGCGACGTCAAGCGCATTACGCATAACCTACACGTGGTGTTGCGCGAATTCATCAGCGGCCAGCTGCTGGTCATGCTCATCATGGGCTTGATTTACGGCATTGGCCTATGGTTGACGGGGCTGGAGTCTGGCTTTGCGATTGGCATGGTAGCGGGGATGTTGGTGTTCGTGCCCTACGTTGGCGCTTTTCTTGGCCTGCTGTTGGCGACCATGGCGGCGGTATTACAGTTTGACGCCTTTACCAGCATTTTGCTGGTGTGGGCGGTGTTTGCCATCGGCCAGACCATCGAAAGCTTCTTGGTGACGCCGTATTTGGTTGGGGACCGCATTGGTTTGTCGCCGCTGGCGGTGATTTTTGCCTTAATGGCGTTTGGGGAGCTGATGGGCTTTGTCGGCATGTTGCTGGCGCTGCCTATGGCGGCGATTACCGTGGTGTTGGCGCGTGAAGGCTTAGAGCGCTATGAAAAAAGCCGCTTTTACCAGCGTAAGCAGCAGCCTTTATCTTCAGCCTTGCCCAGAGAAGACGACAAAACCATTTAA
- the hda gene encoding DnaA regulatory inactivator Hda: MSQLILEFDSQTTTPKYPDFNDFLGDSNRELIHILQHQQERFIYVWGATGVGKSHLLKAWVAQALEQGEAAAYVDASKEPLGDHLRENRFLAVDAVEALSGHEQVTLFSIFNQFRDLSGGHLLISGDVAPAFLNIREDLRTRMGYCLVYEVKALTDLEKINSLREMAKARQLVIGDELFRYLLTHWRRDMDSLMQIVEALDHYSMALHKPITLPLLKKLLNQEHTET, encoded by the coding sequence GTGAGCCAGTTAATATTAGAATTTGACAGTCAGACCACCACCCCAAAATATCCAGATTTCAATGATTTTTTGGGCGACTCTAACCGTGAGCTGATTCATATTTTACAACATCAACAAGAACGTTTTATTTACGTTTGGGGCGCCACTGGCGTGGGTAAGAGCCACTTACTGAAAGCATGGGTGGCCCAAGCCCTAGAGCAGGGCGAGGCCGCGGCTTATGTGGATGCCTCTAAAGAACCCTTAGGTGATCATCTGCGCGAAAATCGCTTTTTGGCGGTGGACGCGGTTGAGGCTCTAAGCGGCCACGAACAGGTGACGCTGTTTTCTATTTTTAATCAGTTTCGCGATTTAAGCGGCGGCCATTTGCTGATCAGTGGCGATGTGGCGCCGGCGTTCTTAAACATTCGCGAAGATTTGCGCACGCGCATGGGCTATTGCTTGGTGTATGAGGTCAAAGCCCTAACCGATCTGGAAAAAATTAATTCTTTACGTGAAATGGCCAAGGCGCGGCAGCTGGTGATTGGCGATGAATTGTTTCGCTATTTACTCACCCATTGGCGCCGAGACATGGACAGCCTGATGCAAATCGTGGAGGCGTTAGACCATTACTCGATGGCCTTGCATAAGCCGATTACTTTGCCATTATTAAAAAAACTATTAAATCAGGAGCATACGGAGACATGA